A stretch of the Papaver somniferum cultivar HN1 chromosome 6, ASM357369v1, whole genome shotgun sequence genome encodes the following:
- the LOC113288719 gene encoding jacalin-related lectin 3-like produces the protein MNYDHGFDTIPVSAGPWGGQGGGRWDDGVHTGIKQLIVTHGAGVDSIQIEYDDKGNSVWSPKHGGNGGEKLDRIILKHPDEFLISISGYYGSATSLYGPVFIRSLTFVSNMKTYGPFGSNQLGTHFSFSMSNSKIVGFHGYFGWYLDAIGVHMRQLFVYQEPIPCKSIVPSHNLVATGTETGSNNLGFKVVQWKVDDEDGYVNNVRALQQSDSKNNSVLSLQQSDSKNNNVFALQKSDNKNNNVLALQQSDSKNNVKPNKVLIRNLSSSEASEGAPNDIKVVPTYTEKGVSSVLTYGPWGGNGGTIFDDRVYTGVRQVNLTRSSVLVSIKVLYDKNGLAVWGSRNGGAGGIKSYNIVFDFPFEILTHISGYYGTVMYMGPTVIKSITFHTNTRTHGPYGDEQGTPFSSNLKQGKIVGFHGRKGYFVDSIGVHVNEGNFWIPKRAGACSPPELPVAEMDNPQWSNKLVLAKRGQKEEATYGVVKEPAPCGPGPWGGDGGRPWDDGVFTGIKKIFLTKGEAICSIQIEYDRNGQSVWSTRHGGSGGDTTNRIKFDYPHEVITCISGYYGSISKDERPNVIRSLTFFTSRGKYGPYGEEIGTFFTSTITEGKVVGLHGRSSLYLDAIGIHMQHWLGHDDRRPPKSSVLSKFFY, from the exons ATG AACTATGATCATGGGTTTGACACCATCCCAGTCTCGGCAGGACCTTGGGGAGGTCAAGGTGGAGGAAGATGGGATGATGGTGTACACACGGGCATCAAGCAGTTGATAGTCACTCATGGAGCAGGAGTTGATTCCATCCAAATCGAGTACGATGACAAAGGAAACTCAGTTTGGTCTCCTAAGCATGGTGGTAATGGTGGCGAAAAATTGGACAGAATCATACTTAAGCATCCAGACGAGTTTCTAATATCAATTAGTGGGTATTATGGTAGTGCCACTAGTTTATACGGTCCGGTGTTTATCCGATCCTTGACGTTTGTAAGCAATATGAAAACATATGGACCATTTGGTTCTAACCAACTAGGAACTCATTTCTCATTTTCAATGTCAAATAGCAAAATTGTAGGATTTCACGGATATTTTGGTTGGTATCTGGATGCGATTGGAGTTCACATGCGACAACTGTTTGTATACCAGGAGCCAATTCCATGCAAATCTATAGTTCCATCACACAATCTTGTTGCAACCGGGACAGAGACTGGGAGCAATAATTTAGGGTTCAAAGTAGTCCAGTGGAAGGTTGACGATGAGGATGGGTATGTCAATAACGTTCGCGCTTTGCAACAAAGTGATAGCAAAAACAACAGCGTTCTCTCGTTGCAACAAAGTGATAGCAAAAACAACAACGTTTTTGCGTTGCAAAAaagtgataacaaaaacaataacgTTCTCGCGTTGCAACAAAGTGATAGCAAAAATAACGTCAAACCGAACAAAGTTCTAATAAGAAATTTGAGCAGTTCGGAAGCGAGCGAAGGAGCACCAAATGATATCAAG GTTGTTCCTACTTATACTGAGAAAGGTGTTTCAAGTGTTCTGACTTACGGACCTTGGGGAGGTAACGGTGGTACCATATTCGATGATCGAGTTTACACCGGAGTTCGACAAGTGAACTTAACGCGTAGTTCGGTTCTTGTTTCGATAAAAGTTTTGTACGATAAGAATGGTTTAGCAGTTTGGGGAAGCAGAAATGGTGGAGCTGGAGGAATCAAATCATATAAC atagtttttgattttccgTTCGAGATCTTGACGCACATATCAGGCTACTATGGAACAGTTATGTACATGGGACCAACAGTGATAAAATCCATAACATTTCATACCAATACAAGAACTCATGGACCATACGGTGATGAACAAGGAACACCATTTTCATCCAACTTGAAACAAGGAAAAATTGTAGGATTCCATGGAAGGAAAGGATACTTTGTAGATAGTATTGGGGTTCATGTCAACGAAGGGAACTTTTGGATCCCAAAACGTGCCGGTGCTTGTAGTCCACCTGAATTGCCAGTAGCCGAGATGGATAATCCACAATGGTCTAATAAACTAGTACTCGCAAAACGAGGACAGAAAGAAGAG GCAACATATGGAGTTGTAAAAGAACCGGCTCCATGCGGACCAGGGCCATGGGGTGGAGATGGAGGCCGACCATGGGATGATGGAGTGTTCACAGGAATCAAGAAGATATTTCTGACAAAAGGAGAAGCCATTTGTTCTATACAGATCGAGTACGATCGAAATGGACAGTCTGTCTGGTCTACACGGCATGGAGGCAGTGGTGGAGACACCACCAACAGA ATAAAATTTGATTACCCACATGAAGTGATTACTTGTATAAGTGGATATTATGGTTCCATAAGCAAAGATGAAAGACCTAATGTTATAAGATCACTTACATTTTTTACCAGCAGAGGTAAATATGGACCTTATGGTGAAGAAATTGGAACATTTTTCACTTCAACTATAACTGAAGGAAAAGTTGTTGGACTCCATGGAAGAAGCAGCTTGTATTTGGATGCAATTGGAATACATATGCAGCATTGGTTAGGTCATGATGATCGGCGACCTCCTAAATCATCCGTCCTCTCTAAATTTTTCTATTAG